In Microbacterium maritypicum, the following are encoded in one genomic region:
- a CDS encoding ribose-phosphate diphosphokinase, translating into MARKKKTVDLDRDNGVAPGIIAKTKKRLVVAGGRSHPELTAAVAEALGTEIAPVEHRTFASGEIYARFEVSIRGVDLFLIQTFGEPVNEWLMETLIMIDAAKRASAKRITVVAPYYPYSRQDKKGRGREPISARLVADLLKTAGADRVMSVDLHAAQIQGFFDGPVDHLFAKPVLLDYFERTLSPADREILTVVSPDMGRVRVADTWSDSLGAPLAIIHKRRDPKVANQVSVHEIVGTVEGRTCLLVDDMIDTGGTIVKAAQALKAAGAHRVIVAATHAIFSDPASDRLQDSSIDEVVITDTIPLTESRRWDNLTILPIAPLLARAIHEVFEDGSVTSMFGGDA; encoded by the coding sequence ATGGCGCGCAAGAAGAAGACGGTCGATCTGGATCGCGACAACGGCGTGGCTCCCGGCATCATCGCGAAGACGAAGAAGCGACTCGTCGTCGCCGGAGGGCGTTCGCACCCCGAGCTCACGGCGGCCGTCGCCGAGGCGCTCGGCACCGAGATCGCCCCGGTCGAGCACCGCACGTTCGCCTCCGGTGAGATCTACGCCCGCTTCGAGGTCTCGATCCGCGGTGTCGATCTCTTCCTGATCCAGACGTTCGGCGAGCCGGTCAACGAGTGGCTCATGGAGACGCTCATCATGATCGATGCCGCCAAGCGCGCATCGGCCAAGCGCATCACGGTCGTCGCTCCCTACTATCCGTATTCGCGTCAGGACAAGAAGGGCCGCGGTCGCGAGCCGATCAGCGCCCGCCTCGTCGCCGACCTGCTGAAGACCGCCGGTGCCGATCGCGTCATGAGCGTCGACCTGCACGCGGCGCAGATCCAGGGCTTCTTCGACGGCCCGGTCGACCACCTCTTCGCCAAGCCGGTGCTGCTGGACTACTTCGAGCGCACGCTCTCGCCGGCGGACCGTGAGATCCTCACGGTGGTCTCCCCGGACATGGGTCGTGTACGCGTCGCCGACACCTGGTCGGACAGCCTCGGTGCCCCGCTCGCCATCATCCACAAGCGTCGTGACCCGAAGGTGGCCAACCAGGTCTCGGTGCACGAGATCGTCGGCACCGTCGAGGGGCGCACCTGCCTCCTCGTCGACGACATGATCGACACCGGTGGCACGATCGTCAAGGCGGCCCAGGCGCTCAAGGCGGCCGGGGCGCACCGTGTGATCGTCGCGGCGACCCATGCGATCTTCAGCGACCCGGCATCCGATCGTCTGCAGGACTCGTCGATCGACGAGGTCGTCATCACCGACACGATCCCGCTCACCGAGTCGCGTCGCTGGGACAACCTCACGATCCTCCCGATCGCGCCGCTGCTCGCCCGCGCCATCCACGAGGTCTTCGAAGACGGCTCCGTGACGAGCATGTTCGGTGGCGACGCATAA
- a CDS encoding acetylxylan esterase yields MPQDPPVELTEYSLSALLTPPASPVEPDDFDDFWRATFEEFGTGPVSWELTRDLAPTATHRVSEIRFHSSAGEAAAAYVVLPHTLGSAPRGLVVGHGYGGRTAPDLDRAPDDTAAIFPVAPGTHAGTASRFPALPDEHVLAGIAHRDTYSHRFSAADIWRAATVLLEMVPAAAGALDFSGGSFGGGIGAMALPWDARFRRAVLDVPSFGDHDVRLTRKCTGSGEAVRQHLQRHPEDRPVLDYFDAAIAARRLRIPVHVTAAVQDPAVDPRGQFAVYHALTGPRRLSVRAAGHLPGEIGELSDRLALQAGIDFLALPDERLA; encoded by the coding sequence GTGCCCCAGGATCCTCCCGTCGAGTTGACCGAGTACTCACTCAGCGCGCTGCTGACCCCGCCCGCGTCGCCCGTCGAGCCGGACGACTTCGACGACTTCTGGCGCGCGACCTTCGAGGAGTTCGGCACGGGTCCCGTCTCGTGGGAGCTCACCCGAGATCTCGCACCGACCGCGACGCACCGCGTCTCGGAGATCCGCTTCCACTCCTCGGCCGGTGAGGCCGCTGCGGCCTACGTGGTGCTGCCGCACACGCTCGGGAGTGCACCTCGCGGGCTCGTCGTCGGACACGGCTACGGGGGCCGCACGGCACCCGACCTCGACCGGGCGCCCGACGACACGGCCGCGATCTTCCCGGTCGCACCCGGGACGCACGCCGGCACCGCGAGCCGCTTCCCCGCCCTCCCCGACGAGCACGTCCTGGCCGGGATCGCCCACCGCGACACGTACTCGCACCGCTTCAGTGCGGCGGACATCTGGCGCGCCGCCACCGTCCTGCTCGAGATGGTGCCCGCGGCGGCCGGGGCCCTCGACTTCAGCGGCGGCAGCTTCGGCGGCGGCATCGGCGCGATGGCCCTGCCCTGGGACGCCCGCTTCCGGCGCGCCGTGCTGGACGTGCCGAGCTTCGGTGACCACGATGTGCGGCTCACACGGAAATGCACCGGGAGCGGGGAGGCCGTGCGTCAGCATCTGCAGCGGCACCCGGAGGACCGGCCGGTGCTCGACTACTTCGACGCGGCGATCGCGGCACGGAGGCTGCGGATTCCCGTGCACGTGACCGCGGCGGTGCAGGATCCGGCCGTCGACCCCCGGGGCCAGTTCGCCGTGTACCACGCGCTGACCGGGCCGCGTCGCCTGAGCGTCCGCGCCGCGGGGCACCTTCCCGGCGAGATCGGCGAACTGTCGGACCGGCTCGCTCTGCAGGCCGGCATCGACTTCCTCGCCCTCCCCGACGAGCGGCTGGCATGA
- a CDS encoding response regulator transcription factor produces MTSDLPELRRPDGTPLRILAVDDEQMLTDLLAMALRMEGWEVRTASSGMEALQVAREFEPDALVLDIMMPDLDGMSVLKRLRESGNLVPVLFLTAKDAVGDRVAGLTAGGDDYVTKPFSLEEVIARLRAIIRRTGHATTDDGQSILRVADLTLNEDSHEVVRDGTEIELTATEFELLRYLMRNERRVLSKAQILDRVWSYDFGGKSSVVELYISYLRKKIDAGRTPLLHTVRGVGYMIKAPQ; encoded by the coding sequence ATGACCAGCGACCTGCCCGAACTGCGCCGCCCCGACGGCACCCCCCTGCGCATCCTCGCCGTCGACGACGAGCAGATGCTGACCGACCTGCTCGCGATGGCCCTGCGCATGGAGGGCTGGGAGGTGCGCACGGCCTCGTCCGGCATGGAGGCGCTCCAGGTCGCGCGGGAGTTCGAACCCGACGCGCTCGTGCTCGACATCATGATGCCCGACCTCGACGGCATGTCCGTGTTGAAGCGGCTGCGCGAGTCGGGGAACCTCGTCCCGGTGCTGTTCCTCACCGCCAAGGATGCCGTGGGCGATCGCGTCGCCGGCCTCACCGCCGGCGGTGACGACTACGTCACCAAGCCGTTCAGCCTGGAGGAGGTCATCGCCCGGCTGCGCGCGATCATCCGCCGCACCGGGCACGCGACCACCGACGACGGACAGTCGATCCTCCGCGTCGCCGACCTCACGCTCAACGAGGACAGCCACGAGGTCGTGCGCGACGGCACCGAGATCGAGCTCACCGCGACCGAGTTCGAGCTGCTCCGCTACCTCATGCGCAACGAGCGACGGGTGCTGTCGAAGGCCCAGATCCTCGACCGGGTCTGGAGCTACGACTTCGGCGGCAAGTCCTCCGTCGTCGAGCTGTACATCTCGTACCTGCGCAAGAAGATCGATGCCGGTCGCACGCCGCTGCTGCACACCGTCCGCGGCGTCGGCTACATGATCAAGGCTCCGCAGTGA
- a CDS encoding FAD:protein FMN transferase, producing the protein MASWRFEAIGTRWEIETTDPLADPARAAVDAEIERFDREWSRFRDDSAVTRLGREGGSFASPDAAPMLDAYRELSAATGGAVNPLVAASLEALGYDAGYSLVGGGAVRAPDAWQAQVSWTTAGVAASAPALLDVGALGKGRLVDLVMDLLGDVPGDVVVDAGGDIRVRGAGVRIGLEHPYDATKAIGVVEVRDRALCASAVNRRAWGNGLHHVLDARTGLPVRTWAATWALAPDAMTADAVSTALFFDGGPELAGAWGVEWVRMSTDGRVQHSPGCPAELFIAGANTRPAAPN; encoded by the coding sequence ATGGCGAGCTGGCGCTTCGAGGCGATCGGAACGCGCTGGGAGATCGAGACCACGGATCCGCTCGCGGACCCGGCGCGTGCGGCGGTCGACGCCGAGATCGAGCGCTTCGACCGCGAGTGGTCCCGATTCCGTGACGACTCCGCGGTGACGCGGCTGGGACGGGAGGGCGGCTCGTTCGCCTCACCGGACGCCGCTCCGATGCTCGACGCCTACCGCGAGCTCTCGGCGGCGACGGGCGGCGCGGTCAACCCGCTCGTGGCGGCGAGTCTCGAAGCCCTGGGGTACGACGCGGGCTATTCGCTCGTCGGCGGAGGCGCCGTGCGCGCTCCGGACGCCTGGCAGGCGCAGGTGTCCTGGACGACGGCCGGGGTCGCGGCATCCGCACCCGCGCTCCTCGACGTCGGCGCCCTGGGCAAGGGCCGACTGGTCGACCTGGTGATGGACCTGCTCGGAGACGTGCCGGGCGATGTGGTGGTCGATGCCGGCGGCGACATCCGGGTGCGGGGCGCCGGTGTGCGCATCGGGCTGGAGCATCCGTACGACGCGACGAAGGCGATCGGTGTCGTCGAGGTGCGCGACCGGGCGCTGTGCGCCTCCGCCGTCAACCGTCGTGCGTGGGGGAACGGGCTGCACCACGTGCTCGACGCCCGCACGGGGCTTCCGGTGCGCACCTGGGCGGCGACCTGGGCACTGGCTCCCGACGCGATGACGGCGGATGCCGTCTCGACCGCGCTGTTCTTCGACGGCGGACCGGAGCTCGCCGGCGCCTGGGGCGTGGAATGGGTGCGGATGAGCACCGACGGCCGGGTGCAGCACTCGCCGGGATGCCCCGCGGAACTGTTCATCGCGGGGGCGAACACGCGCCCCGCGGCGCCGAACTAG
- a CDS encoding sensor histidine kinase, protein MSLQTRLMTAVIGFVSLILIIVAVITSATLGKTMEDQLDQKLNGYAHQLADRTGAFAPSSATAQNVLSGPTASPPAGLVFVVSSPVTGFSGVVATNSSGEELTGSLESLSSTQLAEIALALKGTSVATVSLSDLGSYRIMALPATNGVVVITGLPRDEIQSQLTQLLTVIALATIGGLILLALTTAITIRVSLRPLRAVAVTATRVANQQLDRGEVTITERVPASEADPRTETGLVGASLNKLLDHVNTSLASRQKNEERMRRFVADASHELRTPLASIRGYSELSLRALHQRPAAEQGPEVIEGTTSSLERIQAQSLRMTRLVEDLLLLARLDEGQELVYGTVDLTQLALEGLSDARPTATDHHWSIEVPDEPVTVVGDAGRMHQVVANLLANARTHTPAGTRITLSVAREDADAVLRVHDDGPGIDPAIREELFARFARGDSSRARQTGGTGLGLAIVKAIVEGHHGTISVASEPGDTTFTVRIPVNPAAAAAEDDASEA, encoded by the coding sequence ATGAGCCTGCAGACACGGCTGATGACCGCCGTGATCGGGTTCGTGTCGCTGATCCTCATCATCGTCGCCGTCATCACCAGCGCCACGCTGGGCAAGACCATGGAGGACCAGCTCGACCAGAAGCTGAACGGGTACGCGCACCAGCTGGCCGATCGGACCGGAGCCTTCGCACCGTCTTCCGCCACGGCGCAGAACGTCCTCTCCGGCCCCACGGCGTCGCCGCCGGCCGGACTCGTGTTCGTGGTCTCGAGCCCTGTCACCGGCTTCAGCGGGGTGGTCGCGACGAACTCGTCGGGAGAGGAACTCACCGGATCCCTGGAGTCACTCAGCAGCACGCAGCTGGCGGAGATCGCACTGGCACTGAAGGGCACGTCCGTCGCCACCGTGTCCCTCAGCGATCTCGGCTCGTACCGGATAATGGCGCTGCCCGCGACCAACGGCGTCGTCGTGATCACCGGGCTCCCCCGCGACGAGATCCAGAGCCAGCTCACGCAGCTGCTCACCGTGATCGCCCTCGCCACCATCGGCGGTCTGATCCTGCTGGCGCTGACCACCGCGATCACCATCCGGGTGAGCCTGCGCCCGCTCCGCGCCGTCGCGGTCACCGCGACCAGGGTCGCGAACCAGCAGCTCGATCGAGGCGAGGTCACGATCACCGAGCGGGTACCGGCATCCGAAGCCGATCCGCGCACCGAGACCGGTCTCGTCGGGGCTTCCCTGAACAAGCTCCTCGATCACGTCAACACCTCGCTGGCCTCGCGGCAGAAGAACGAGGAGCGGATGCGCCGCTTCGTCGCCGACGCGAGTCACGAGCTGCGCACCCCGCTCGCCTCCATCCGGGGGTACTCGGAGCTGTCGCTGCGCGCGCTGCATCAGCGTCCGGCCGCGGAGCAGGGTCCGGAGGTCATCGAGGGCACGACCTCCTCGCTCGAGCGCATCCAGGCGCAGTCCCTGCGGATGACCCGTCTCGTCGAGGACCTGCTTCTGCTGGCACGGCTCGACGAGGGGCAGGAGCTGGTCTACGGCACGGTCGACCTCACCCAGCTGGCGCTCGAGGGACTCTCGGATGCGCGGCCGACGGCCACCGACCACCACTGGAGCATCGAGGTGCCGGACGAGCCCGTCACCGTCGTCGGCGATGCCGGACGGATGCATCAGGTCGTCGCGAACCTCCTCGCGAACGCCCGGACGCACACGCCGGCCGGCACCAGGATCACCCTGAGCGTCGCACGAGAGGACGCGGACGCCGTGCTGCGCGTGCACGACGACGGCCCCGGCATCGACCCCGCCATCCGCGAGGAGCTCTTCGCACGCTTCGCCCGCGGCGACAGCTCCCGGGCTCGCCAGACCGGGGGAACCGGACTGGGCCTCGCGATCGTCAAGGCCATCGTCGAGGGCCACCACGGAACGATCTCCGTGGCCAGCGAGCCCGGCGACACGACCTTCACCGTACGCATCCCGGTCAACCCTGCGGCCGCTGCCGCCGAAGACGACGCGTCCGAGGCCTGA
- a CDS encoding endonuclease domain-containing protein has protein sequence MTDLHGGVVRGTLLQKYGIDRRMRADAVHAGALIRVRTGVFAGPNADTTVVEAAAHGGALTCAHALRLYGVWALDPGGPVHVWLGAKGRTHHETCECVAHFDAGHAGVGLAPLEEVLIHVYRCGGDEAFFAAVESALVQQKITGAALRRIRRRLPARAHWLIDLARSDADSGLESLLRLRLHLHGISLDCQVTIPSVGRVDFVLDGSLILEADGKGNHDGPAHRHRDLVRDAAASALGYETLRFDYAQIVHAWPSVETAVLAAIVRLRARH, from the coding sequence GTGACAGACCTGCATGGCGGCGTCGTGCGGGGCACACTGCTCCAGAAGTACGGAATCGACCGTCGGATGCGCGCGGATGCGGTTCATGCCGGCGCCCTGATCCGTGTGAGGACAGGAGTGTTCGCCGGGCCGAACGCAGACACGACCGTCGTTGAGGCTGCCGCGCACGGCGGGGCCCTCACCTGCGCGCACGCGTTGCGCCTGTATGGCGTCTGGGCACTCGACCCCGGCGGCCCCGTTCACGTCTGGCTGGGGGCGAAGGGCCGCACCCATCACGAGACGTGCGAGTGCGTCGCGCACTTTGACGCGGGGCACGCCGGGGTGGGGCTTGCCCCATTGGAGGAAGTACTCATCCACGTCTACCGTTGCGGCGGAGACGAGGCGTTCTTCGCTGCTGTCGAGTCCGCACTGGTGCAACAGAAGATCACCGGTGCGGCACTGCGCCGCATCCGCCGCCGCCTACCGGCCCGCGCGCACTGGTTGATCGACCTGGCGCGATCGGATGCCGACAGCGGCCTCGAGTCACTGCTCCGGCTGCGCTTGCACCTGCACGGCATCAGCCTGGACTGCCAGGTGACCATCCCGTCCGTCGGGAGAGTGGATTTCGTGCTCGACGGAAGTCTGATCCTCGAGGCCGATGGGAAGGGCAACCATGACGGCCCCGCGCATCGCCACCGTGATCTCGTGAGGGATGCCGCGGCGTCGGCTCTCGGATACGAGACGCTGAGGTTCGATTACGCCCAGATCGTCCACGCCTGGCCCTCAGTCGAGACGGCCGTACTCGCCGCCATCGTACGTCTGCGTGCCCGTCACTGA
- a CDS encoding FAD-dependent oxidoreductase, with product MITSFAAARQRVLAVLGSLSMYRLVLFALIALAVIAFVLSLLGVIVSPTPLEMLASFLVLAIVISAVDAAAQRILRLPWRIESSLVTALILLFVLRPGVELGALLGLALAGAVASVSKYLIAWRGRHIFNPAAFGAAVVSILGAFGAFEWLGTSSSWWVGTPVLTIPVLLLGLAVLWRTEKVRVVLVFVLVAVATSVVRQAVQAVQFDIGFDVLTALQFAVLQSPFLFLGAFMLSEPLTLPPRRRQQLVVAVVVGLLAGWPISVAGLFTLGQERALLIGNLVAFAFALRGSVRLVLERREFITPTAQELTFRAKGRVRFLPGQYLELDVPHHRPDARGTRREFSIVSAPADLPTLRIAYKNGDQKHPSSYKRALAAAEPGATFAVTGTWGDFILPRSDHPVLMVAAGIGVTPFVSQLRQLQAVGQQRDVVLVYVASEASELAFRDELAATGVRTVVFTRDEPLDLPAHWTWAQGARLDAETLERTVPDLGTRHAFISGPPRLIADLAPALQKARALTTDAFAGY from the coding sequence GTGATCACCTCATTCGCCGCCGCACGCCAGCGGGTCCTCGCGGTCCTGGGCTCGCTGTCGATGTATCGCCTCGTGCTGTTCGCCCTGATCGCCCTGGCGGTGATCGCGTTCGTGCTCTCGCTGCTCGGCGTGATCGTCTCGCCCACGCCGCTCGAGATGCTGGCGTCGTTCCTGGTGCTCGCGATCGTGATCTCGGCCGTCGACGCCGCGGCCCAGCGCATACTCCGACTCCCGTGGCGTATCGAATCCTCCCTCGTCACGGCCCTCATCCTCCTGTTCGTGCTCCGCCCCGGCGTCGAGCTCGGCGCGCTCCTCGGGCTCGCCCTCGCCGGAGCCGTCGCGAGCGTGTCGAAGTACCTGATCGCATGGCGCGGTCGGCACATCTTCAACCCGGCGGCGTTCGGTGCGGCCGTCGTCTCGATCCTCGGGGCTTTCGGGGCGTTCGAGTGGCTGGGCACCTCGTCGTCCTGGTGGGTCGGGACTCCGGTGCTGACGATCCCCGTGCTCCTCCTCGGCCTCGCGGTGCTGTGGCGCACCGAGAAGGTGCGGGTGGTGCTGGTGTTCGTGCTGGTCGCCGTCGCCACCTCGGTCGTGCGCCAGGCCGTGCAGGCCGTGCAGTTCGACATCGGCTTCGACGTGCTCACCGCGCTGCAGTTCGCGGTGCTGCAGTCGCCGTTCCTGTTCCTCGGGGCGTTCATGCTCTCCGAGCCGCTCACGCTTCCGCCGCGTCGCCGCCAGCAGCTCGTGGTGGCCGTCGTGGTGGGTCTGCTCGCCGGATGGCCGATCTCGGTCGCCGGCCTGTTCACGCTCGGCCAGGAGCGGGCGCTGCTGATCGGAAACCTGGTGGCCTTCGCGTTCGCGCTGCGGGGGTCGGTGCGACTCGTGCTCGAGCGTCGCGAGTTCATCACCCCGACCGCGCAGGAGCTGACGTTCCGGGCCAAGGGGCGGGTCCGGTTCCTGCCGGGGCAGTACCTCGAGCTCGACGTCCCGCATCACCGCCCCGACGCGCGCGGCACCCGTCGCGAGTTCAGCATCGTGTCGGCGCCGGCCGACCTGCCCACGTTGCGCATCGCCTACAAGAACGGCGACCAGAAGCATCCGTCGAGCTACAAGCGGGCTCTCGCCGCGGCCGAGCCGGGCGCGACGTTCGCGGTCACGGGCACCTGGGGTGACTTCATCCTGCCGCGCAGCGATCACCCGGTGCTGATGGTCGCCGCGGGCATCGGCGTCACGCCGTTCGTGTCCCAGCTGCGTCAGCTCCAGGCCGTGGGCCAGCAGCGCGACGTGGTGCTCGTGTACGTGGCGTCCGAGGCTTCCGAGCTCGCCTTCCGTGATGAGCTCGCCGCGACGGGCGTGCGCACGGTCGTGTTCACCCGAGACGAGCCGCTCGACCTGCCCGCGCACTGGACCTGGGCGCAGGGAGCACGACTGGACGCCGAGACGCTGGAGCGCACCGTCCCCGACCTCGGCACCCGCCACGCGTTCATCTCCGGACCCCCGCGCCTGATCGCCGATCTCGCCCCCGCACTGCAGAAGGCCCGCGCCCTCACGACCGACGCCTTCGCCGGCTACTGA
- a CDS encoding FMN-binding protein, with protein sequence MIRTTVPTSVRKGSAILGIAGLFVLAGCSGTADAGDTPNDTGSTPDAGSSESSGGDATATYADGTYTADGSYQTPETVEQISVTLTLADGVVTDVEVTGDPQAPETEQYQGQFIDGIADEVEGKSIDELNVSRVAGSSLTSGGFNDAVESIKEQAAS encoded by the coding sequence ATGATCCGCACGACCGTACCGACCTCTGTCCGCAAGGGTTCCGCCATCCTCGGGATCGCGGGCCTGTTCGTCCTCGCCGGGTGCTCCGGCACCGCCGACGCGGGCGACACCCCGAACGACACCGGCAGTACGCCCGACGCCGGCTCCTCGGAGTCCTCGGGCGGCGACGCGACCGCCACCTACGCAGACGGCACCTACACGGCCGACGGTTCGTACCAGACACCCGAGACGGTCGAGCAGATCTCCGTCACGCTGACCCTCGCCGACGGCGTCGTGACCGACGTCGAGGTCACGGGCGACCCGCAGGCACCTGAGACCGAGCAGTACCAGGGCCAGTTCATCGACGGCATCGCGGACGAGGTCGAGGGCAAGTCGATCGACGAGCTGAACGTCAGCCGGGTCGCCGGCTCGTCGCTCACCAGCGGCGGCTTCAACGACGCGGTCGAGTCGATCAAGGAGCAGGCGGCCTCCTAG